One region of Erythrolamprus reginae isolate rEryReg1 chromosome 8, rEryReg1.hap1, whole genome shotgun sequence genomic DNA includes:
- the LOC139171660 gene encoding rho-related GTP-binding protein RhoG-like, with amino-acid sequence MQTIKCVVVGDGAVGKTCLLISYTTNAFPEEYIPTVFDNYSAQMTVDGRMVSLNLWDTAGQEEYDRLRTLSYPQTNVFVICFSIGSPSSYANVRHKWHPEVSHHCPNVPILLVGTKRDLRSNAEAVKKLKEQSLGPTTPQQGTSLAKQIGAVKYLECSALNQEGVREVFAEAVRAVLYPVAKKNSKKCLLL; translated from the coding sequence ATGCAGACGATCAAGTGTGTGGTGGTGGGAGACGGTGCGGTGGGGAAGACGTGTCTGCTCATCAGCTACACCACCAACGCCTTCCCCGAGGAGTACATCCCCACGGTCTTTGATAACTACAGCGCTCAGATGACGGTGGACGGGAGGATGGTCAGCCTTAACCTCTGGGACACGGCCGGACAAGAGGAGTATGACCGCCTGCGCACCCTCTCCTACCCGCAGACCAACGTCTTTGTCATTTGCTTTTCTATCGGCAGCCCCTCCTCCTACGCCAACGTGCGGCACAAGTGGCACCCCGAGGTCTCCCACCACTGCCCCAACGTGCCCATCCTGCTGGTGGGCACCAAGAGGGACTTGCGGAGCAATGCGGAGGCCGTGAAGAAGCTGAAGGAGCAAAGCCTGGGCCCCACCACCCCCCAGCAGGGCACTTCGCTCGCCAAACAAATCGGGGCAGTCAAATACTTGGAGTGTTCGGCACTGAACCAGGAAGGGGTGAGGGAAGTGTTTGCAGAAGCCGTGCGCGCCGTCCTCTACCCGGTGGCAAAGAAGAACTCCAAGAAGTGCCTGCTGTTGTAG